The following DNA comes from Chloroflexota bacterium.
TGGAAGAAAAAATCAGCATTAGGTCCGCCAAAATAGGTATAGTTGGGCTTGGTTATGTTGGCCTACCGCTGGCGGTAGCTTTCTCAACAGCTGGTTTTAAGGTATTGGGTATAGATATTCAACAAAAAAGGGTAGATGCGGTTAATCGTGGACAGTCTTATATCGCCGATGTTCCTGCAGAATACCTTGGAAGTGTAATAGCCAGCAATTGTCTGCAAGCAACCACGGACCAGAGCAGCCTGCGGAATGTAGATGCTATCTGTATTTGTGTGCCTACCCCCTTAACCAAGACTAAGGACCCTGATCTCTCTCATGTAATCCATGAGTCTAAAAAGGTGGCTAAATATCTCCAGCCTGAGCAACTCGTTGTTTTGGAAAGCACCACCTATCCCGGTACTACCAGACAGGTGGTATTACCTATCTTAGAATCCGCAAAGCTTAAGTGTGGCGTTGATTTTTATCTGGCTTATTCGCCGGAAAGGGTAGACCCTGGCAATAAGAAATACAGTATTAAGAACACCCCGAAAATTGTTGGCGGCATAAACCCAGAATCCACTCATGTGGCTAGGGTTCTTTATTCTAAGATAGCTGACACTGTGATTCCCG
Coding sequences within:
- a CDS encoding nucleotide sugar dehydrogenase, translating into MIKLEEKISIRSAKIGIVGLGYVGLPLAVAFSTAGFKVLGIDIQQKRVDAVNRGQSYIADVPAEYLGSVIASNCLQATTDQSSLRNVDAICICVPTPLTKTKDPDLSHVIHESKKVAKYLQPEQLVVLESTTYPGTTRQVVLPILESAKLKCGVDFYLAYSPERVDPGNKKYSIKNTPKIVGGINPESTHVARVLYSKIADTVIPVSSPEVAEMTKIFENVFRSVNIALVNELAQLCHNMNVNVWEVIDAASTKPFGYMPFYPGPGVGGHCIPLDPYYLSNKAREFDFHTRFIELAAEINEHMPHYVVFRIMEALNAVGKSLNRAKVFILGVTYKKDVEDTRESPCLKLIQLLREKGANVSYHDPYVPKLQFPQNSLASTELNKKSLSSAD